The genomic window AAGGTGCGGCAGCCGGCCAGCAAGTTTCTCACGATGATCAGGGTCCAGCGTTCTGCCAGGATCTCTGACGCCCGAGCGATAGGGCAGTACTGGCCATAGATTTTCACAACTCCATTCTCCCCCCCGCCCTCGGCCGGATTCAAGTCCATTTTTTGGTCTTGCCGCGGCGATGCGGCCCCCATATACTCGAGGCGAGTTCAGAGCCAAGCGGGAGGGATGAGGATGGCGAAAGGACGCAGTTGCCAGATTGTCCATGCTAAGCAAGCGTCCGCGGGAGTCACTGGGTTCAATTATGCGCAGGGAATCTCGAGCGCGACCGCAGGCGCTGAGGCCCTCTGCCTGCAACTGGCGACGATTCCGGCTGGAGCGCGGGCCAAAGCGCACCTGCACAAAGATCACGAATCAGCCGCGTATATTATTAGCGGCCGCCTTATCTTTTGGTTTGGCGCGGAGCTGCGGGAGAATGTTACAGCAGGACCGGGAGACTTCCTGTATATCCCACCGGGGGTTCCGCATCTGTCTATCAATGGCAGCGACACCGAGCCGGTGGTGGCTGTTTTGGCCAGGACGGATCCGAACGAGCACGAGAGCACCACGTTGTTGCCGGAACTCGATGGTCTAAAGCACGTTCTTGCTGGGATCGCATGAAGAGAATTGGGTTATTCTGTATAACACATGTCCACATGCTATTTTCCGAGAATCGGAGGACCGGTTCTGGGCGCGGGCCTCAGCGTGACCGCCTGGTCAGGATGTGCCCCCCCACGGCGGCCATGACGATGGTGCCGCCGGCGAGAGTCGCCCGCGATGGGATCTCATTGAACGCGAGCCAGACCCAGATGGGGGCTAGCGGCGACTCCAGGGCACTGACCAGGGCGGACTCGGTGGCGGAGATGAGTCGCGTCCCAAGCGTGAGAAGCAGCAGCCCCAGACCAAACTGGGTGGTCCCGAACAGCGCAAGATAGCCCATGTCCGCCGGACCCGCGGAGCCCGGATGAGCGGCCGGCCAAACGACGAGGGCACTGAGAAACGCTGAAAGGCACGCGGCCGGAAGCATCGG from bacterium includes these protein-coding regions:
- a CDS encoding DMT family transporter; its protein translation is GVVVMVGGAVTAGHLFGDLLALGMTLCMAVMMIIIRKHRETPMLPAACLSAFLSALVVWPAAHPGSAGPADMGYLALFGTTQFGLGLLLLTLGTRLISATESALVSALESPLAPIWVWLAFNEIPSRATLAGGTIVMAAVGGHILTRRSR
- a CDS encoding cupin domain-containing protein — translated: MAKGRSCQIVHAKQASAGVTGFNYAQGISSATAGAEALCLQLATIPAGARAKAHLHKDHESAAYIISGRLIFWFGAELRENVTAGPGDFLYIPPGVPHLSINGSDTEPVVAVLARTDPNEHESTTLLPELDGLKHVLAGIA